In Amycolatopsis sp. FBCC-B4732, the genomic stretch TCTCGACGAGCCGCGCGAAGACGGCGTCGAAGTCGTCCTCCGGGATCAGGAAGCAGTAGTGCTGCAGGCGAAGATCTTCTTCGGGGATGCTCGCGAAGTCCAGACGGACCCCGTTGCGGGTCTCGACCGGGACGAACGGACCCCATTCCTCCCCGACTTCGAGGCCGAGCAGGTTCGCCAGGAATTCGGCGGATTCCCGGTTGTTCCGGGACGGGACGATCAAATGGTTCAACTCAACGGAAACTGACACGGTGAAATGCCTCCACGGGCACTCCCGCCACCTCCATGCCTCACCCAGCCGGTGACCGACACGCGATGCCGTGTCGATCACCCTAGCCAAGAGCGGGCGGTCAGGAAACCTTGATTCGCGCGGCGGCCCGCGGCCGCCCGACGCCCTGCCAAGCCAGCCCGGCGGCCACGAGCACCCGCGGGTCGAGCAGGTTGCGCGTGTCGACGACGTCGATGCCGTCCATGAGCTCGGCCATCGCGGCCCAGT encodes the following:
- a CDS encoding VOC family protein; the protein is MNHLIVPSRNNRESAEFLANLLGLEVGEEWGPFVPVETRNGVRLDFASIPEEDLRLQHYCFLIPEDDFDAVFARLVETGVTYHADPMGKQVGEINHNHGGRGVYFLDPGGNGMEIITQPYEPERKRPSAW